A stretch of the Thermus amyloliquefaciens genome encodes the following:
- a CDS encoding class I SAM-dependent methyltransferase, which yields MFDEDYLYFYETFLHDERNEKEAELIARLLDLGPGADVLDVPCGHGRIAVRLARRGCRVTGLDASPLFLERARQAAAAAGVGVEWVHGDMRALPFGRDFDAVVNWFTSFGYFDDEENRRVLAEFRRVLRPGGRLLIETVHRDRILRSLPPGEPVRFDVVRRATT from the coding sequence GTGTTCGACGAGGATTACCTGTACTTCTACGAGACCTTCTTGCACGACGAGCGCAACGAGAAGGAGGCCGAGCTCATCGCCCGGCTCCTCGACCTCGGTCCGGGGGCGGATGTGCTGGATGTGCCTTGCGGGCACGGCCGCATCGCCGTGCGCCTGGCGCGCCGAGGCTGCCGCGTGACCGGCCTCGACGCCAGCCCGCTGTTCCTGGAGCGGGCCCGCCAGGCCGCGGCGGCCGCGGGCGTCGGCGTCGAGTGGGTCCACGGCGACATGCGGGCCCTGCCGTTCGGGCGAGACTTCGACGCCGTGGTCAACTGGTTCACCTCCTTCGGCTACTTCGACGACGAGGAGAACCGCCGCGTGCTGGCGGAGTTCCGGCGCGTGCTGCGGCCCGGCGGCCGGCTGCTGATCGAGACGGTCCACCGCGACCGGATCCTGCGCAGCCTGCCGCCCGGCGAGCCGGTGCGCTTCGACGTGGTCCGCCGGGCGACGACCTGA
- a CDS encoding DUF5647 family protein, whose translation MQAGAEVSRFLYAHPEITARLPQSYRLVVLLLDDPEALGWALGQGKAAEGPVIYALVREGRVEGLLTPEGPVALGGRPSPPRRTQGHHQAQPAPTPFVHPGEEAQGPAREVPGHHRLQLPGQGLPPLRGSSGSPGGAPRCPAPGSGPRLHLGRTSYACPSGKGCFPGSKAPRRPGGKGARGTPREPDPRPSRPLTRALRAL comes from the coding sequence ATGCAGGCGGGGGCAGAGGTGTCCCGCTTCCTCTACGCCCACCCTGAGATCACGGCCCGCTTGCCCCAAAGCTACCGCCTGGTGGTCCTTCTCCTGGACGATCCCGAGGCCCTGGGCTGGGCCTTGGGCCAAGGGAAGGCGGCGGAAGGACCTGTGATCTATGCCCTGGTCCGGGAGGGTCGGGTGGAAGGCCTCCTGACCCCAGAGGGACCGGTGGCCTTGGGCGGGCGGCCTAGCCCGCCCCGCAGGACCCAGGGGCACCACCAGGCGCAGCCAGCGCCGACCCCTTTCGTCCACCCCGGAGAGGAGGCGCAAGGGCCGGCCCGGGAGGTGCCGGGCCACCACCGCCTCCAGCTCCCGGGCCAGGGCCTCCCGCCTCTCCGGGGCAGCTCGGGGTCTCCAGGAGGAGCTCCACGGTGTCCCGCTCCAGGTTCCGGTCCACGGCTTCACCTCGGGAGGACATCCTACGCTTGCCCCTCGGGAAAGGGGTGTTTTCCGGGCTCTAAGGCCCCAAGAAGGCCCGGGGGGAAGGGGGCAAGGGGAACCCCTAGGGAACCTGACCCCCGGCCTTCTAGGCCCCTTACAAGGGCGTTGAGGGCCCTTTAG
- a CDS encoding DUF2442 domain-containing protein, producing the protein MWPEVVEVCPLEGLSLWLRFSDGREGVVDLSGLPLLGILERLKDPAFFHQVGVDPETGTAAWPGGIDLDPLVLLGALGP; encoded by the coding sequence GTGTGGCCCGAAGTGGTGGAGGTCTGCCCCCTGGAGGGCCTCTCCCTCTGGCTCCGCTTCTCCGACGGGAGGGAAGGGGTGGTTGACCTGAGCGGCTTGCCCCTCCTCGGGATCCTGGAAAGGCTCAAGGACCCTGCCTTCTTCCACCAGGTGGGGGTCGACCCGGAGACGGGCACGGCGGCCTGGCCCGGGGGGATCGACCTGGACCCCCTGGTCCTCTTGGGGGCCCTTGGCCCCTAA